The sequence aattggaaTGATTTCAAGGGCAGTCTGTTCTGCTGCCCAGGGGTGATTTGGTAATGTCTAAAAGGATTTTTGATTGTCATACCTTTAAGACATTATGAGTATTTAGTGGATTAGGTCAAAGGGGCTGTTATATCTTCTATAGTGTGTGGGACAGCCCtccaaagaataaaaaacccaaaatgacATAGTTGAGAAATCCTGATTTAGTATGAAAAAGGCCAAGATTTATACAGTAGACAATCAATATTTAAGGaactaaagattaaaaataactggaaaaaattcTATCTATATAATGTTAGCACATCAATTCACAGGAATTgtaattctgtcatttatgatATCCCTAATGAGGTATAAATTTTGAATCCAGTTGCACCTTAAAATCGGGGCATGCACTTCTTGACACTAGCTGAAGTACACTTCCAGAAGTGCTGTGATTATGACTTATACATTTTGAAGTAGCATAAGGTATGACATGCCTCTCTGGGTTCAATGAAAATTAGTTTCTATTCTTGtacctcagtttttaaaatttattttgctactTCACCAAGATATTATAGGTAGTCAAGTCTTTACCATCTCACTCACTTACCATCTTCTAAATTCTGAATGTGAAGTTAAGCAAGCCATTATCATAGGCATTAGATTATTTTTCCTCTCAAGAAGTATATGGGATCTTTCAGATACATAGGATATATCTGGAAAAATATTGTACTtgaattaaaataacatgatTAGTATCTCATGATAAAATCTGTAAAGCAATCATACTGTAAGGCAATTTTAAAGCTGAAAACCCAAGAAAAGCTAGTGAATTTGAAGCAGCACAAGATTTAGACTGGTatgtaatcaaataaaatacataattttacagCATCATTAAAAAACTGTCTAATTAACAGATATGAGAAAAAACTTCAGAGGTAAACTTTCAGcttctttgtcttctttaatgttcataacttgaATCAATACAATTACTGAATTATGTTTTTTCATAgtcctgaaaagaaaatatctcatAGCAAATAGTGATTTTTAACCTGCAGATTTTATGAGGATAGCATTAAGTGAATAAACAGTGGGATAGGGATAACATACATCAATATGAAACGGGACAAAAACATCTCAGGGCTCAAGAATACAGTGAAATTAGGGGAATTGTAtagacaaattatatttttactaaGTTTTATGTAAAATGTGCCAACAGATGCATTAGGGAACCACTATTCAGATATCAGGGAGAAAAACACCTCTTTAGATGAGTTTCCTTTCATTGTGTAGACATTCACTTCTGTTGAGCAACTcttttactgagaaaaataacCTTTCCAGAAAAATAGCACAAGTGAAGATTTGACCATACAGCTCATAGTTTACATGAAAGCTACATGTCCACATACTTACTAGTTGCAAAAGACATTGAACactaactttttttaaaactaaaatgagaCCTATAGTTTTTTCTCGTAAAGTGAAAGTAATAGCAGTCTTAGTGGTCAATTTCTAAACTAGGGAGTGAAGTCCCAGTTCTGATATGTAAAAGTAGCATGGAAACTACTCATTCTGTGAGAAAAGTTCAAAAGACAGGGTCTTAGTTTGTAGATAAAATaaggtaaataaaagaaaaggatttaCTTGTTTTTGGAACAAAGGACAATTCAAGGGGTTTGTAGATCTTATAGTGAAAATAAATTACTTGATTCAAATCACTTGGTTCCATTTGTACTAAAAGGCAGTAAgtagaagaattagaaaaatgaaaattaattaacaGGAAACTGATACATTTCCTATACTTAATTTATTAGAAATCTGTCTGAAATGGTACTGAAAAAATTCtataatagttttcaaaattgGGTATAacttaaatacatgaaatacataCAATTTATTCAGTTAGATCAGTTTTGAATAATACATTTAGTTTTGTAACTCACACCTAATTTGTTATTAAGTTCACCAATTGAATCAAAAATCTgagttactttttaatttgtagaacttgttttcttctttttataattgtGGTATCACTTTATAACtcatttttccctgaaaatatttttaaggtttagtttaaaatttctttagccAGTTTGGATGGTGCGTATTCAACAGCTGAGACAgtaggttgagacaggaggatcacttcaaagtcagcctcagcaatggcaaggaactaatcaactcagtgagaccctgtctctaaataaaatacaaactaggactgggatgtgactcagtggtggagtgccccttcattcaattccccagtaccccccaatttttctttaatatgataAACATATCATCTAGATGGAGCACTTCCAATTTCTGTAAGTTTATTTCTGTTAGTAATGTGTATGATGCTTCTCATTCATGCCTAGGTGCTAGTCATTAGGTTTAAAATCTGAATGGAGGACTAATTATGAGTTCTAGGCAGTTCCATTAgtgagaattttatatattttaaaaacatgctttgaGTACTGTGGGTCCATGACTCGTGTAAACTTATATTAGGGATTGTGGTTCTCGGCCATTTTGGAGTATACAACATTAAGAGCtggattatttctgttttatcctTAACCTGAAGATATAGCCCTTTGAGTCTCAGCTGAATTTGTCTTAAGTATAGCTTATCAAGCTCTATACCTTATGTAGGCCCAGGGCTGTCAGTTTTGTACCCCCTGATATATAGGCCACACCAAAATGTGGCTCATTTTCCCTTCTGAACTGGTACATGCCATTAGGGAAAAAACAAAGGTGAATGCACACTTTATGTCTCTGACTTTTTGCTATCTAGATTTTGCTTCCTTGGTAtcttagttctatagtttttaagaaattgaaatttgttttcattcagttcttttatatgctttaaatttttggTCTGAGTTTTGTTCTAACTTACTATttattactagaaaaaaattcaatattttggacgtttttgaattatttatttgttcataattATTTTGTCTGTGTCAGCtctgttgtttgttttccatggagcttttctttcaaattttatttaaaatctcattggaaataacattaatttattatttcatgatAGACTTTCCATAATTAGTACATAGGAATCTAGCTTGTTcttttaatagtattttcttttattactttcattGTCCCCCCTTTGGGACTAATAGTAAAAAGCTGGCAACTTGTaatctatttttaagtataactatctagaacacaaatcatatcttttgtttttcttagatcTTTCTGTAGAAGATACTTAGCGCAGTGTACTGTTTCAAGCCAATATGGCAATttactggtttatttattttggctttagaatttttctttgagggggttatgttttttgtttttaagttaaattttagttgaatattttctgtataCCAAGCCCCatgttaattgtttttaaatactgTCTAAACAATTcttgtaactcaggggtagaagTTATTTGAACAGAACAGAAACTGTGTGCTAAAATATGTAAGTGCCTTTGAATGTAACAGAAATGTGATgagaatatttacaaataatttaatcGAAACAGTATCTGGCAGTAGAATGTACTtacattttccatcatttttacCTATATTTAGGAGATTTCAACACAAAACACTTAAACAGCATGACTTTTCTAATTGTTGCAAAACACATATTTGTGTCAAATTGCCTATATCtgagtattttgtttttactgtcttcttctgtaaattttaGTAGATAGTGGAATATTTTGTAAACTTGAGTATttgtaaatattcaaatttaaatatttgtaaattgtaGTGGGTAGTTGAGTATTTAAAAGTCCACAAACTGGAAAGGGAAGTATTgcacagaaaaatgttttcacttaATTTAGCTTAATTATTTTTAGACCTGAAAACAAAGTGGTCTTGATTAAGTTTTTTGGGACTTGACATTTATGATGTGGTGTGAacttactatttattttctttttatatttataatgcaataaaaatggTATTATATGTTAAAATCAAGCAGGCCTGTACTAGATTATTGAATACACAAAATAGTTTGAAACACATCTTGAATGAAGTTGGCATTCTTCTTGTTAAGAGTaataataaaactggaaatattGTGTGTAATTAACATCTATTTTTTGtgagggtctttttttttcttgctcactGAAACTTTTTTGTGTCTTATAAAAATAATCGGTTTTTTTACATTTAGAAGACAGTTTTTCTAGCACAGGTGTTTgttattttcagattgttcagACATGAGATAATGGGTTTGTAAAACATTATgacatttaaatttcaataacCTTTATTATCATTGATAAGATAGCACATGTTAAAATGATGCCCAAGGTTTTGACCTAATAGCTGTTTGTTTGTTACCTTGTTGAATGTTATTGCTTGttttaagaaacagaagatgCCTTGGGGAAAATGTTCCTTGATTTCTTAATATATACATTTGGTTGCAAATGTCACTACAGCAGTTTGGTAGATTTACAGTATTGGCTTTCAATACTAacttgttttctggtttttaaatttatttattttgattcattgtacacaaatggggtacaactgttgtttctctggttgtacacaaagtagagtctcaccatttgtgtaatcatacatatacataggataatgatgtttctctcagtctgttattttttctacccccacccatctttttcctctgtacaatgaTTCCTTACTcattaaaagaactcaaaaaactttacatcaagaatacaaataacaaagtcaataaaagggcaaaggaaatgagcagacaattATAGCATGGGAAGTATGTTACATTACAATATGagaaatatgtttatattgttAAATGAAGAGGTTGCATCATTCTATAAAttaaccattttctcttttttaatgtgcCATTAACACTGTTGAAAACAATTCCTATCTGTCTCATGTGCACTCCTTCTCTTTAAGAaatcctcttttcctccccttatAGGCTTTACCATGGGCAGCACGTCAAGATCATAAAATGTAGTTTTGAAGTTGCTTGAACTTGGAGCTAATAAAATGCTACAAACCAAAGATGGAAAGACACCAAGTGAGattgcaaaaagaaacaaacatcttGAGGTATCATCAATATGTTAAACTAATTTTTCTGTGGTATATCATATTATCTTATAtagaaattttatgttattttgttggAATTCACAAGTGTAATAATAGTTTTTTCAGctattaaaagtataaatatatttttctccacctgatatttttctagtaatttttcaTCTACTAAATCAAAGACATTTATAGTGTGATAAGTTATATAAAAGTATAAGAGTCTTCTTCTGTTGCTGATTATAAAATTGGAGTACACTAATATTATAAACTGGTATAGATTTTTAACAATTAACTTATGTATTGAGACAGTAAAGTGTCAACATTTGAAGACATACTTAAAACATTGTTGTATAATTTAAAGTTTTAGATGTTagataatttaaaagttaaatccTTTAAGCAACATTTATTCCTATATGTATGACAAGGTATGTGGTAAAGTGATAACATAATTGGGTATATGATCTGCTGTCATTCAGATTTTAAAGCTGAATGATAAATATTTGCCacatatcaaattattttatgaatacaaaTTTTGGTGTGAATACTAAACTTTTAATCAGTGAATCAGTGACCTGTTCTTTCTAAGCATGAGTCAAATACAGTACCATTGTAAAATTATTAAGTTCAAGAGTTCATAACACTGAGGTTCTGAATTTTACAGTTTGTGAAATTCCACAAGCTCTATCATACAACTGTCAGACCATGCCACTTATACTGCACATAAAATAACTTCACTAAATTTTGAGCAATCTAATAAACACAATatcattttccaaataatatgtacatttccaaaattattctAGAATAGAGACTAATCACTAAAGTcttgtaaaatttcaaaaagaaatctgggtgtggtggtgtatgcctgtaattccagcagctccagaggctgagacagtagAATCTCCAGTTGAAAGTCAGCCCCAGGAGATTATCAAGGCACTTAGAAAttcagagagaccttgtctctaaataaaatataaaacatactggggatgtggctcagtagttatacacccatgggttcaatccctagaaaagcaaaaacatttttttgcattatttcttcTAACCATTGCAAATTTGGAAACTAAAATGTAGTACATTATTAAATTTTGGAAAGATGACACTGAATTtgatataataaatttatgaGCATCAAAGGTTGTATTGAATCATAAAtcatttcttataataaaatttgaTCTTATATTTTGAATGATTACATGACATAGCCTTGACTTTGTAAGAAATTAGCTTGTAAAACTAACAAATTTTACCATATTGCTTTGAGTTATATAGTTGagatttgtatacatttaagCAAGTTTATTGCTTCTTTCCCTCTTAGCAATGTATTTCTGTTACTACATTTaacttgattttctgagtcacttatcaaaatggcattttaattttgtattatatattactaaaaatgctactctaattttactcttttgaatTAGTTATACACTTCTGCTTATTTTATATcaaggaagaatttatttgggtttataaAAGTCATTCTCAGAGTAACAGGTCATGAATATTCTGTCCCTTATACcttgctaaatttttattttccagttgaaaaataatcatgttatttctttttaagtgcccttaacagtatataaaaatacttaCTATATTTGGctaatttctgaaacttttcagatcttcaactttctttctttgactttaaaTCCATTGGAAGGAAAGCTTCAAGAGCTAACTAAAGAAGAGACTATTTGTAAACACTTGATAGCATATTCTGATAAAGGAAAAGATCACATATTTGGGTAACATATTTTAGTTCAAAAGAATTCctgtaaataagttaaaaattcaTGCTTTTACTACTTATTCTAAATATAATGATGTATTTAagatatatgatattttatactttgacaagcatttttaaatatcacttaaaATATCTGGGTTTTAGGTTCATTGGTCTCCATAATTTTAGAGGGTTTTTTTATGTGTACCAATATTAATCATAACAACTTTGACTTTAAATGTAAACTtagtaaaatgtatttgaagGGAGTCACCATCTGCATTACTATTCAAACTATATTATCCCTTGCTTTCTGGGTATTATAGGCACATTACTCATTGtttaagcaaaaactaaaaatattttttcctgagcACTATTGTTCAGTATGCAATTATAAACCATTCTCTACCCCATATAAAGTTGTTCATTAATTCTTACTTATCACAATTAAAGAGAATTTTGCATGCAGATCTTTTACAAGATATATATGTTAGTGAGTATCTTCATTCTCATGAAAGTTGAGCTACACTTTGCTATCATCCATATCCTGTGATATCATTCCTTAGGAAATCTTGCTTTGAGTTGAGAGGATGGCTCAGTGGTTTTCTTTGCTTAGCATTTACAAAGGCCTGGATTCTGTTCCAACCCAGGTGGATGAGAAAAGAATTAACACTTGCTCAATCCTTGATACAGCATCAAATCTGGAGTgtacatttacaaatatattctatataaatttgttcttacttttctaattttttgaaatataagtaaatatttattatttttaccttgaTAGTCTGTTCTGAAGTTGACATTGCTATTAGTATGTATAGTTCATACACAGCATTTGGagatctggaaatatttttacatagTCTTGGACTGGAACATATGACAGACTTACTGAAGGTGAgatttatattactttatttgtTGGTTAAcacaacattaaattttaattcataaagaTGCCTATGAATGAATGCTGTACATTTTCTGCATAATTTGTAATACATCCCATCTGAAAATTGTAATAAATATCgccaaattttattattatatttacataaagtatAAGCTAGttgaatttaaaaacttttgccaACAGTCCAATGCCTCTGTAAATAAAGCCATTTGTTTTTGCAGCTGCTGATCTTCTTGTATATAATAGTAGAAGCATGATTTTAAACCAAAGATGACATAAGATTCTTCCTCTGATTTTTGACCAAAATATgttacttaaacatttttttccttaaagacaaTAATAGGTAATGTAAGGTTGTCTTGAATATTAAATTATACCCATATGCCAAGCTTTGCCTAGGTACTTTAAGCATACATTTTGAATTTGAGTAGATGAGAATTATGAGATATTATGagaattatgaaataataaattagtaCTTAAAACAGAACCCCCTTAGGATTATGGACATTTTGTTCAGTTGTTTTAGAGTTGGGTCTTTTTTGGggtggcaccagggattgaactcaggaacactcaaccactgagccacatccccaaccctattttgtattttatttagagacagggtctcactgagttgcttagcacctcacttttgctgaggttggctttgaactcttcctgcctcagtctcctgagccactgggattagaagcATATGCCAACATGCCTGACTAGAGGTGGGTTTTATAGTACAATTTTgaaactgtttcaaaattttgaaactatttttctatttggagTAATCTTCagcataaatataatttctatccaattttatagaaatgttttcatgTCATGTAAGCAAAATTGTAATTTGAAAGTCATCATGTTATTTGAATCTGGAAAACtaattatatttatactttttgaggTGAGTATATATTATCTACTCAGTAGTGTAGTGCTCTATCTATCCCCTCTGGAAAGTTGGAAGTTGTTTAAGAGTGCAGCAGTTCACTATCTTATGTACACTTAACTACTTCACTTTGTACTATTTATATTGAAAGGtaatagaggtttttttttgttttgttttgttttacattttctacaGGAAAGGGATATAACTTTAAGACACCTTTTGACcatgaaaaaagatgaatttgcAAAGGGTAGTATCATTTTCAAGAACTCtagttatactaattttttttaaattggaacttcttttattttctatttcagtaatTCTATGGTTACAAACTGATTGATATTTTATTAGGTTCTTGATTAAATATgattatgaaaatttattaaaaaatctgaTTACAGTATTGAGttactttaaaagtatttaaagacaTAAGTTTTGGTTTTGTTCCTTCAGGTGGTCATGATATCTCAATTAAAGCCAGTACTTCATTTCCAAATGTGAAATAGATTTGCAAAACAGACTTCTTAGAAAAAAGAGGTGCTCTTTTAAATGTATGTGGATATAAGTATGTGTCTTCCAAATAGTACCACTATTGTTATTTTCTCAAAGCTGTCAGGATATTATtttgttcacatatgaatacacaaccagtggaATCCaaatcatatacaaccacaagaatgggattctaattaggataagttatactccatgtatgtacaatatgtcaaaatattgtctactgtcatgtatacctaaaaagaacaaatgcaaagtCATGATTAATATTACTAACAATtaaaaagtagtgagaaatattagagatattttgataaatactGTGTAAAAAAGCAATGAATTTTGTTATCTAAACACATGAGAAACTTGAAATTATTATATTCACTAATTTTGATTGAAAACCTGAAATTATTATTAGAATCACTAATTTTGATTattacagaaatcaaaataagcatactatatCAACTTGTACTCTGTTGTTTTGACTATTATGTCTTAAATCTAGTAATTGGGTTTGAGTGTCTATCTCAACTATTATATAttgcacaaatattttaatagtgtAGATAGCTTTATCAGTCACATTTATGAGCAAAccatatattttagtatattattttctaatatgtcTGTTTTTCAAGATGCAGATTTCAGTAGAAAACCTCTTaatgattttgaagattaaattattCTTGTATAATTATCTTAAAGAcaccttaaaattatttctacttagCTTGGGATTACCAGTAATGATCAGCAGAAAATTCTGACTGCTGTTAAAGAACTGGAGGTAGAAGAGAGAAATTTTGGAGACTTACCTGAAGTGGCAAAGTTGGAAGTCAGGTAAAGTTAACTTatcaatttatattaatattatgtaGAATCAACTGTTCTTGTTTAGTTTAACATTGGTAATGtctgtcatttgattttattatattattttctcaagaaaagagatttcaaaatattctttgttcAAAAATCCGATACCCTTTGTAAAGTcaatttttatagttattttactAAGAAGCAAACCAGCGTACCATCTTAACCCCCTTTGAaacattaatgttttattttttattgcatctTGTTAAATCAGACTATAAAAGATATACCATGCTTTTCCTAGTACAGTTCTTACActgtttaaatcattttaaatgtcaaacaaaaaaattacagtagtaatattttctcttaataagaAAGCATTTCTCATATGATCTTGGATATATT is a genomic window of Sciurus carolinensis chromosome 14 unlocalized genomic scaffold, mSciCar1.2 SUPER_6_x, whole genome shotgun sequence containing:
- the LOC124973107 gene encoding ankyrin repeat, SAM and basic leucine zipper domain-containing protein 1-like, with amino-acid sequence MLQTKDGKTPSEIAKRNKHLEIFNFLSLTLNPLEGKLQELTKEETICKHLIAYSDKGKDHIFGSYTAFGDLEIFLHSLGLEHMTDLLKERDITLRHLLTMKKDEFAKGGITSNDQQKILTAVKELEVEERNFGDLPEVAKLEVSADGFLNFLLKLNKQCGHLIRDVQNIIMKLPVNLHELVLELASPKNFTSVCEELVSNVEDLSEEVCKLKDLIQKLQNKRANDPTCIPLMEKVST